A single Cryomorphaceae bacterium DNA region contains:
- the pdxA gene encoding 4-hydroxythreonine-4-phosphate dehydrogenase PdxA, whose translation MSANPSGHRIRVGISVGDLNGVGMEVVLKTLSDKRLNELMTPVIFGSSSVLSFYRKQLDLKELPVRVIKDWSEVKNDQANLFDCISDQPKIELGKSTPEGGQYALKSLQAAADALEAGHVQALVTAPIDKHNIQSDDFKFPGHTEYLGQKFGGGQSLMILCRDAFRVALVTGHIALSQVESQITSQSIGAKLRLFEQSLRLDFEIRKPRIAVLGLNPHAGDQGLIGDAESKIIEPTVRKHFDEGLMVYGPYAADGFFGAQKHLEFDGVLAMYHDQGLIPFKALNFGGGINFTAGLPVVRTSPDHGTAYDIAGKGIANEESFREALYLAKDVYVRRQRHAEAAKNPLIKQEESK comes from the coding sequence ATGAGCGCTAACCCAAGTGGCCATAGAATCCGCGTTGGTATATCGGTAGGAGACCTCAATGGCGTAGGCATGGAAGTCGTGCTCAAAACCTTGAGCGATAAGCGCCTTAACGAGCTCATGACACCCGTGATCTTTGGGTCTTCTTCAGTACTGTCTTTCTACCGAAAGCAGCTCGATTTGAAAGAGCTTCCCGTCCGGGTCATCAAGGACTGGAGTGAAGTCAAGAATGATCAAGCCAACCTTTTTGACTGTATTTCAGACCAACCGAAAATTGAACTTGGAAAGTCCACTCCTGAGGGAGGCCAATACGCCTTGAAAAGTCTTCAAGCTGCGGCTGATGCCTTGGAAGCTGGTCACGTTCAAGCCCTGGTCACCGCACCCATTGACAAGCACAACATCCAATCAGACGACTTTAAATTTCCCGGACACACGGAGTACTTAGGACAGAAATTTGGCGGTGGCCAGAGCTTAATGATCCTCTGTCGTGATGCGTTCCGAGTGGCTTTAGTCACGGGCCACATCGCTTTGAGTCAGGTCGAATCCCAGATTACTTCGCAGTCCATTGGCGCCAAGCTCCGATTGTTTGAGCAGAGCCTACGGCTCGATTTCGAAATTCGAAAACCTCGAATTGCCGTCTTAGGGTTGAACCCCCATGCCGGTGATCAAGGACTCATCGGTGATGCCGAGTCCAAAATCATTGAACCCACTGTGCGCAAGCATTTCGACGAAGGCCTTATGGTATATGGCCCTTACGCTGCGGATGGTTTTTTCGGGGCGCAAAAGCACTTGGAGTTTGACGGAGTTCTAGCCATGTACCACGATCAGGGATTGATTCCATTTAAAGCCCTAAACTTTGGTGGCGGAATCAACTTCACCGCCGGTTTACCCGTCGTTCGAACCTCACCTGACCACGGAACGGCGTATGACATTGCTGGGAAAGGAATCGCCAACGAAGAATCGTTCCGCGAAGCCCTTTATTTGGCCAAGGATGTTTACGTTCGTCGTCAGAGGCACGCTGAGGCGGCTAAAAATCCGCTAATCAAGCAAGAAGAGTCTAAATAG
- a CDS encoding DUF177 domain-containing protein, translated as MKDLKEFSIPFTGLALGKHQFDFHVGDEFFGFFGPLEYRNFDIQVDMEMDKSERMLELAFTFKGSVELRCDLTDEPFNHPFDEHVNWIVKFGPEFNNDDEEVLVLPYEAVEVDVAPFIRDIISLAIPMKKVHPGVEDGTLESEILDRLDELSPEIKEEKEEGEETDPRWDKLKDLLND; from the coding sequence ATGAAGGATTTGAAGGAGTTTAGCATCCCGTTTACGGGATTGGCGCTTGGAAAGCATCAATTCGATTTCCATGTGGGAGATGAGTTCTTTGGTTTTTTTGGACCGCTGGAGTATCGAAATTTCGACATCCAGGTGGATATGGAAATGGACAAAAGCGAGCGCATGCTTGAGCTGGCGTTCACTTTCAAAGGTTCCGTGGAGTTGCGCTGCGACCTGACGGATGAGCCCTTTAACCACCCCTTTGACGAGCACGTCAATTGGATTGTCAAATTCGGACCTGAGTTCAACAATGATGACGAAGAAGTACTGGTGTTGCCTTATGAAGCCGTGGAGGTGGACGTGGCGCCGTTTATTCGAGACATCATTTCCCTGGCCATACCCATGAAAAAAGTACACCCAGGAGTTGAAGACGGGACGTTGGAATCGGAGATTTTGGATCGCTTGGATGAACTGAGCCCTGAAATCAAAGAGGAAAAAGAAGAAGGGGAAGAAACTGATCCCCGGTGGGACAAACTGAAGGATTTATTGAACGATTGA
- the rpmF gene encoding 50S ribosomal protein L32 codes for MAHPKRKQSKTRRDKRRTHYTATAPTIATCPTTGEPHLYHRAYWSEGKLYYKGKVVMEKEEL; via the coding sequence ATGGCACATCCAAAGCGCAAACAGTCGAAGACCCGTCGCGATAAGCGTCGTACGCACTACACAGCTACGGCTCCTACAATTGCTACTTGTCCGACCACAGGAGAGCCTCACTTGTATCACCGTGCTTACTGGAGCGAAGGTAAGTTGTACTACAAGGGCAAAGTGGTGATGGAGAAAGAGGAATTGTAA
- a CDS encoding ketoacyl-ACP synthase III, whose amino-acid sequence MGNLTAAITAVGGYVPEYVLTNSELEKMVDTTDEWITTRTGIKERHILKGEGLGASYMAIKAAQEIIDKKNLDPAEIDMVLVTTATPDMPVAATATYTASEIGAVNAFGYDLMAACSGFLYGLATGAKFIASGQYKKVLVIGSDKMSSIIDYTDRTTCVIFGDGAGAVLLEPNEEGLGVQDEILRSDGKGRQFLNIKAGGSMYPPNADTVAAREHFVHQEGQQVFKFAVTNMADVSAQIMERNNLVADDVAWLVPHQANKRIIDATARRMGVGPEKVMLNIHKYGNTTNGTLPLCLRDYEGQLKKGDNIIFAAFGGGFTWGSLYLKWAYDS is encoded by the coding sequence ATGGGAAATCTCACAGCAGCCATCACGGCCGTAGGCGGTTATGTTCCTGAATACGTGCTCACGAATTCGGAACTTGAAAAGATGGTAGACACCACTGACGAGTGGATCACCACCCGCACGGGAATTAAAGAACGCCACATCCTCAAAGGCGAAGGGCTTGGAGCCAGCTACATGGCCATCAAAGCCGCTCAAGAAATCATTGATAAAAAGAATTTAGACCCGGCCGAAATCGACATGGTCTTGGTCACGACGGCTACACCAGATATGCCGGTTGCCGCAACGGCAACCTACACGGCTTCTGAAATTGGTGCAGTGAACGCCTTTGGATACGACCTGATGGCAGCCTGTTCGGGCTTTCTGTATGGACTCGCCACAGGCGCCAAGTTTATCGCAAGCGGCCAATACAAAAAAGTCCTGGTGATCGGTTCGGACAAAATGTCTTCGATCATCGATTACACCGACCGCACAACTTGTGTCATCTTCGGTGATGGTGCAGGAGCAGTTCTCCTGGAACCAAATGAAGAAGGACTCGGTGTGCAGGACGAAATACTGCGTTCTGATGGAAAAGGACGTCAGTTTTTGAATATTAAAGCAGGAGGGTCCATGTATCCTCCCAATGCAGATACAGTAGCTGCTCGTGAGCACTTTGTTCACCAAGAAGGCCAGCAAGTATTCAAGTTCGCCGTAACGAATATGGCCGATGTCAGTGCGCAAATTATGGAACGCAATAACCTCGTCGCCGACGATGTGGCTTGGCTTGTACCGCATCAAGCCAACAAGCGCATCATCGATGCCACTGCTCGTCGCATGGGGGTTGGGCCGGAAAAAGTGATGCTCAACATCCATAAATACGGAAATACCACTAACGGTACACTGCCGCTTTGCTTGCGCGACTATGAAGGCCAGTTGAAGAAAGGAGACAACATTATTTTCGCTGCTTTCGGTGGCGGATTTACCTGGGGATCACTCTACCTCAAGTGGGCCTACGATTCTTGA
- the accB gene encoding acetyl-CoA carboxylase biotin carboxyl carrier protein, with protein MDLKEIQSLIRFVAKSGATEVDLEVDGVKISIKTKGDGEIKETTVVQHVPVAAAPQVQAVPAAPAPAAPAPAAPAPAAPEESAGDDSKYVEIKSPMIGTFYRRPSPDHDTFVNVGDEISEGSVVCVIEAMKLFNEIESEISGKIVKVLVEDSSPVEYDQPLFLVDPS; from the coding sequence ATGGATCTAAAAGAAATCCAGAGTTTAATTCGTTTTGTGGCTAAGTCCGGTGCTACGGAAGTAGATCTGGAAGTAGATGGAGTCAAGATTTCCATCAAAACGAAAGGAGATGGGGAAATTAAAGAAACTACTGTGGTTCAACACGTGCCCGTTGCCGCAGCACCCCAAGTTCAAGCCGTTCCTGCTGCGCCAGCCCCAGCGGCTCCGGCACCAGCAGCTCCTGCTCCAGCAGCACCAGAAGAATCAGCGGGTGATGATTCCAAATATGTGGAGATCAAGTCTCCAATGATCGGAACCTTCTACCGCCGTCCTTCTCCAGATCACGACACCTTTGTTAACGTAGGTGACGAGATCAGCGAAGGGTCAGTCGTCTGTGTGATTGAGGCGATGAAACTCTTCAATGAGATTGAATCAGAGATCTCAGGAAAGATTGTTAAAGTACTGGTAGAGGACTCAAGTCCGGTTGAATACGATCAGCCCTTGTTCCTCGTAGACCCTTCATAA
- the accC gene encoding acetyl-CoA carboxylase biotin carboxylase subunit has product MFNKVLVANRGEIALRVIRTCKEMDIKTVAVYSQADKESLHVRFADEAVCIGPASSAESYLKIPNIIAAAEITNADAIHPGYGFLSENAKFSKICEEHGIKFIGATPEQINGMGDKASAKETMKKAGVPTIPGSDGLLESLEEAHKIAKKIKYPVMLKATAGGGGRGMRVVKGEDELEKAWNSARQEAGAAFGNDGMYMEKFIEEPRHIEIQVVGDSRGKACHLSERDCSIQRRHQKLVEETPSPFMTSSLRRKMGKAAIKAAEAVKYEGAGTVEFLVDKHGDFYFMEMNTRIQVEHPITEEVIMHDLIWEQIKVAAGEKISGKNYEPELHAIECRINAEDPFNDFRPSPGKITNFHAPGGHGVRIDTHVYAGYVIPPYYDSMIAKLITVAQTREEAMAKMRRALDEFVIEGIKTTIPFHQALFKHKEFVNGNYTTKFLEEYDLLGTKGGE; this is encoded by the coding sequence ATGTTCAATAAAGTGCTTGTGGCGAATCGCGGTGAAATCGCTCTTCGTGTCATCCGGACATGTAAAGAGATGGATATCAAAACTGTCGCGGTTTATTCACAGGCTGATAAGGAAAGCCTGCACGTTCGTTTCGCAGATGAAGCGGTGTGCATTGGACCTGCCAGTAGTGCAGAGTCCTACCTCAAAATCCCGAACATTATCGCTGCTGCGGAAATCACCAATGCGGACGCCATTCATCCTGGCTACGGGTTCTTGAGTGAGAACGCAAAATTCTCAAAGATTTGTGAGGAACACGGCATCAAGTTTATTGGAGCCACGCCGGAGCAAATCAACGGAATGGGCGATAAAGCTTCTGCCAAGGAAACCATGAAGAAAGCTGGGGTACCTACCATCCCGGGTTCTGACGGTTTGTTGGAGAGCTTAGAAGAGGCTCATAAGATTGCCAAGAAAATCAAGTACCCCGTTATGCTTAAAGCCACTGCTGGTGGTGGAGGCCGCGGGATGCGCGTAGTCAAAGGTGAAGACGAGCTCGAAAAGGCTTGGAATTCTGCTCGTCAGGAAGCAGGTGCAGCCTTTGGCAATGATGGGATGTATATGGAGAAGTTCATCGAAGAACCTCGTCATATTGAAATCCAAGTAGTAGGAGACAGCCGCGGTAAAGCCTGTCACCTCAGCGAACGAGATTGTTCCATTCAGCGCCGTCACCAAAAACTCGTCGAAGAGACTCCTTCTCCATTTATGACCTCATCGCTCCGTCGCAAGATGGGTAAGGCTGCTATCAAGGCGGCTGAAGCTGTGAAGTACGAAGGAGCTGGAACGGTTGAGTTTCTCGTGGACAAGCACGGTGACTTCTATTTCATGGAAATGAATACCCGTATTCAGGTCGAGCACCCAATTACGGAAGAAGTCATTATGCACGACTTGATCTGGGAGCAAATTAAGGTAGCTGCCGGAGAGAAAATCTCAGGTAAGAACTACGAGCCAGAATTACACGCTATTGAATGCCGTATCAATGCGGAAGATCCATTCAATGATTTTCGACCAAGTCCAGGAAAGATCACGAATTTCCATGCGCCAGGTGGACATGGCGTCCGTATCGACACACACGTGTACGCCGGATATGTGATTCCTCCATACTACGATTCCATGATTGCTAAGCTCATCACCGTGGCACAGACACGTGAAGAGGCTATGGCAAAAATGCGTCGTGCCTTGGACGAATTTGTGATTGAGGGAATTAAGACGACGATTCCTTTCCATCAGGCGCTGTTCAAGCACAAAGAATTCGTCAATGGGAACTACACCACCAAGTTCTTGGAAGAATACGACCTACTCGGGACCAAGGGAGGCGAATAA
- a CDS encoding 1-deoxy-D-xylulose-5-phosphate synthase codes for MEFKPGALLAQINSPEDLRQLDKSQLKQVSTELRDFIVDLVSVKGGHFGASLGVVELTVALHYVFNTPTDQLVWDVGHQAYGHKILTGRREVFHTNRKYKGISGFPKRSESEYDTFGVGHSSTSISAALGMAVANREKGDDRQHIAVIGDGAMTAGLAYEGLNHAGAENTNLLVVLNDNCMSIDPNVGALKEYLTDISTSHTYNKVKDEVWDLLGKVSKFGPNAQKIVQKVENAVKSALLKQSNMFESLNFRYFGPVDGHDVDHLAQVMADLKDIPGPKILHAITVKGKGYGPAEAGSPTKWHAPGLFDKETGEIIKSTPTAPQPPKYQDVFGHTIIELAKENEKIMGVTPAMPTGCSLKYMMEEMPDRAYDVGIAEQHAVTFSAGLATQGMVPFCNIYSSFMQRAYDQVVHDVALQNLNVVFCLDRAGMAGADGPTHHGAFDLAYMRCIPNLIVSAPMNEQELRNLMYTASQEDMGSFVIRYPRGQGVMPEWRTPLELVEVGKGRRIQEGEDVAILTIGHIGNYATKALESLRLDGVHPAHYDLRFVKPLDGEMLTEIFEKFDRVVTVEDGCITGGMGSAVLEWMVDHGYSARVTRLGIPDRFVEHGTQDELYTECHYDAESIRRAVLELIGERVLDQL; via the coding sequence ATGGAGTTCAAGCCAGGAGCCTTATTGGCTCAGATCAACAGCCCTGAAGACTTGCGCCAGCTCGACAAGAGCCAGCTCAAGCAAGTATCGACCGAACTGCGCGACTTTATCGTGGACCTTGTCTCCGTTAAAGGCGGGCACTTCGGTGCGAGCTTAGGGGTAGTAGAGTTGACCGTAGCGCTGCACTATGTATTCAATACGCCCACCGATCAGTTGGTTTGGGATGTGGGCCACCAAGCCTACGGTCATAAGATCTTGACCGGTCGACGTGAAGTATTTCACACCAATCGGAAGTACAAGGGCATTAGCGGATTCCCAAAACGTAGCGAAAGCGAATACGACACCTTTGGCGTTGGTCACAGCAGTACCTCGATCTCTGCAGCTTTGGGAATGGCCGTGGCAAACCGCGAAAAAGGAGATGACCGCCAACACATCGCCGTGATCGGAGACGGCGCGATGACCGCTGGTTTGGCCTACGAAGGCCTCAATCACGCCGGAGCGGAGAACACCAATCTACTGGTGGTGCTCAACGACAACTGCATGAGCATTGACCCAAATGTGGGTGCTCTTAAAGAATACTTAACCGACATCTCCACGTCGCACACCTACAACAAGGTCAAAGACGAAGTATGGGATTTGCTCGGTAAGGTGAGCAAGTTTGGACCGAATGCTCAGAAAATCGTCCAGAAGGTAGAGAACGCTGTAAAATCAGCACTGCTCAAGCAGAGCAACATGTTTGAAAGCCTAAACTTCCGCTATTTCGGTCCTGTAGATGGACACGATGTCGATCACCTGGCCCAAGTGATGGCCGATCTTAAAGACATCCCCGGACCTAAAATCCTTCATGCGATAACCGTCAAAGGAAAAGGGTATGGACCTGCAGAGGCCGGAAGTCCAACCAAGTGGCACGCGCCTGGACTTTTCGATAAAGAAACCGGTGAAATCATCAAGAGTACCCCAACGGCTCCTCAACCGCCCAAGTACCAAGATGTTTTTGGCCATACCATTATTGAGTTGGCTAAGGAGAACGAAAAAATCATGGGGGTTACCCCGGCGATGCCCACGGGTTGCTCCTTGAAGTACATGATGGAGGAAATGCCGGATCGCGCATACGACGTGGGTATTGCCGAACAGCATGCGGTGACCTTTAGTGCCGGATTGGCGACCCAAGGGATGGTGCCCTTCTGCAACATCTATAGCTCTTTCATGCAACGAGCCTACGACCAAGTCGTACACGATGTGGCCCTTCAAAATTTAAACGTGGTCTTCTGTCTGGACCGAGCCGGTATGGCCGGAGCAGATGGTCCCACGCACCACGGAGCCTTTGATTTGGCCTACATGCGTTGCATTCCCAATTTGATTGTGAGTGCCCCCATGAACGAACAAGAGCTCAGAAATCTCATGTACACGGCCTCTCAAGAGGACATGGGATCCTTTGTGATTCGCTATCCGCGTGGACAGGGTGTGATGCCTGAATGGCGCACTCCGCTCGAGCTGGTAGAAGTCGGCAAGGGTCGTCGCATTCAAGAAGGTGAAGACGTAGCCATCTTGACCATTGGTCACATTGGAAACTACGCCACCAAAGCTTTGGAGAGCCTACGGCTCGATGGCGTTCATCCAGCCCATTACGACCTCCGCTTCGTCAAACCACTTGACGGGGAAATGTTGACTGAAATCTTCGAGAAATTCGACCGAGTGGTGACCGTTGAAGACGGATGCATCACTGGAGGTATGGGATCTGCCGTACTCGAATGGATGGTGGATCACGGTTATTCTGCGCGCGTTACTCGATTGGGTATCCCCGATCGATTCGTAGAGCACGGGACGCAAGATGAATTGTACACGGAGTGCCATTATGATGCTGAGAGCATTCGACGTGCCGTACTTGAGCTCATTGGCGAGCGCGTTCTAGATCAGCTTTAA
- a CDS encoding efflux RND transporter permease subunit — MSEQQKTYKVMKFFKEFRLSSLSVDNRMTVFVLTAIIFIAGLTSYTSMPKEAFPEIVTPEIYVGTPYPGNSPVDIERLITRPLEKEINGITGIDEINSTSVQGYSTIQVKFDFDVTPEDALRKVKDKVDIAKSDPDFPNDLPAEPNVFELNFSELVPILNVNLSGPFSIDQLNDYAEFLEEEIEALPQISDVEIRGVQDKEMKINIDLYKMESLDISFNDVANAIQSENVTISGGDLLVDEYRRNVRVLGEFESVQDVENVIVKQENLNIVYLRDIATVKFEGEDPISFAREYTEPVVMIDVMKRSGENLLIASSRINEIIADAQETFFPDNLVITITNDQSDQTRNQVNELENSIIFGIILVVLVLLFFLGIRNALFVGIAIPLSMLMSFFILGSFGVTLNTMVLFSLVLALGMLVDNGIVVVENIYRLMEEGYSPIQAAKAGVGEVAVPIIASTATTLAAFLPLALWPGLFGEFMKYLPITLMIVLGSSLFVALVINPVLTSVYMRVEEAQVNLKRLRLIGIILIGLGLLFVVMGASGPEWKGGMVTFGNLLILGGSMGFLNHYILTPSTRWFQNTAIPALERVYGGILRFALAGRRAYLFFFGTIFLLFFSFVLTGVFPPPIEFFPENQPNQAVIYIEKPIGTDISVTNELTKKVEAQVLETIKKYEETVEEDGVEVTRNWMVESVIAQVGEGTSDPNAGPSMAQTPNKAKITVQFVEFADRRGLQSSDLLKEIRANVSRYPGVQLTVDKDNQGPPAGAPINIELAGDDYYQLLAEAEKVRAYINEANIGGIEELKLDVESGKPEMPIIIDREKARRYNVSTYMIGDALRTSLFGKEISTYKDGEDDYDIVVRFDDRYRYDVEALMNQRITFRDQSNGRIQQVPISAVARAEKSSTFSSVKRKDLKRVITISSNVLEGYNATAVNNEIKARMANYSVPVENTLSFTGEQEEQAEQFAFLSRALMIAVFLIFLILVSQFNSAGQPFIILSAVVLSLIGVFLGIVIFRMNFVIMMTMIGIISLAGIVVNNAIVLIDYTKLIIARKKEELGVGATEYLPKEVLFESIVEGGKLRLRPVLLTAITTVLGLLPLATGMNINFYTLFSEYDPQIYFGGDNVIFWGPMSWTIIFGLTFATFLTLVIVPVMFYLQNRLLYRLYPNRIAKV; from the coding sequence ATGTCAGAGCAACAGAAAACATATAAAGTGATGAAATTCTTCAAGGAATTTCGTCTGTCGTCGTTGTCGGTGGACAACCGGATGACGGTCTTCGTTTTGACGGCCATTATCTTCATTGCCGGATTGACATCGTACACATCCATGCCCAAGGAGGCCTTTCCGGAGATTGTAACACCGGAGATTTACGTGGGTACCCCATATCCAGGGAACTCACCCGTCGATATTGAACGACTCATCACCCGCCCTCTCGAGAAAGAGATTAACGGGATTACTGGTATCGATGAGATTAACTCGACTTCCGTACAGGGCTACTCCACGATTCAAGTCAAATTCGACTTTGACGTCACTCCCGAGGACGCCCTTCGCAAAGTGAAGGACAAGGTGGATATCGCCAAAAGCGATCCCGACTTCCCGAATGATTTGCCGGCAGAGCCCAATGTCTTTGAGCTGAATTTCTCGGAGCTCGTGCCTATCCTTAACGTTAACCTCTCGGGCCCATTCTCCATTGATCAACTCAATGATTACGCTGAGTTCTTGGAAGAAGAGATTGAGGCGCTTCCACAAATTTCAGATGTGGAAATCCGCGGAGTTCAGGACAAGGAAATGAAGATCAACATTGATCTCTACAAGATGGAGTCACTCGACATCAGCTTTAATGATGTCGCTAATGCCATCCAGTCCGAGAATGTCACCATCTCAGGTGGAGACTTATTGGTCGATGAGTATCGCCGAAACGTACGTGTCCTGGGAGAATTTGAGTCTGTTCAGGATGTCGAAAACGTGATCGTCAAGCAGGAGAATTTAAACATCGTTTACCTCCGCGACATTGCCACGGTGAAATTTGAAGGGGAAGACCCCATTAGTTTTGCTCGTGAATACACGGAGCCGGTAGTTATGATTGACGTCATGAAGCGTTCGGGAGAGAACTTGCTCATCGCCTCTTCTCGTATTAACGAGATCATTGCCGATGCACAAGAGACCTTCTTTCCGGACAACTTGGTCATTACCATTACCAACGACCAAAGTGACCAGACGCGGAATCAGGTAAATGAATTGGAGAATTCCATCATCTTCGGAATCATCCTCGTGGTCTTGGTTCTCCTCTTCTTCCTCGGTATCCGCAACGCCCTCTTTGTGGGAATCGCGATTCCACTTTCCATGTTGATGAGTTTCTTCATCCTCGGAAGCTTCGGAGTGACCTTGAATACCATGGTGCTTTTCTCTTTGGTTTTGGCCTTGGGAATGCTCGTGGACAACGGGATTGTGGTGGTCGAGAACATATACAGGCTCATGGAGGAAGGTTATTCCCCCATACAGGCGGCGAAGGCCGGTGTAGGGGAGGTGGCCGTGCCCATTATCGCCTCTACAGCAACGACCTTGGCGGCCTTCTTGCCGCTGGCCTTGTGGCCAGGACTCTTTGGTGAGTTCATGAAGTATCTTCCCATCACCTTGATGATCGTATTGGGTTCTTCACTCTTCGTGGCTTTGGTCATCAACCCCGTATTGACCAGCGTTTACATGCGCGTTGAAGAGGCACAAGTGAACCTCAAACGCCTTCGTTTGATCGGAATTATCTTGATTGGCCTTGGACTCCTCTTTGTGGTTATGGGTGCCTCTGGACCTGAGTGGAAAGGAGGAATGGTCACCTTCGGAAACCTTTTGATCCTCGGTGGATCCATGGGCTTCTTGAACCACTACATCTTGACGCCATCGACCCGATGGTTCCAAAACACGGCGATCCCTGCATTGGAGCGTGTGTATGGAGGGATACTTCGTTTTGCCCTAGCGGGCCGACGAGCATATCTCTTCTTCTTCGGAACCATCTTCTTGTTGTTCTTCAGTTTTGTATTGACCGGTGTATTCCCACCACCCATTGAGTTTTTCCCAGAAAACCAGCCCAACCAGGCGGTAATCTACATTGAAAAGCCCATTGGAACGGACATTTCAGTGACCAATGAGTTGACCAAGAAAGTGGAAGCACAGGTCTTGGAAACCATTAAGAAATACGAGGAAACGGTAGAGGAAGACGGCGTGGAAGTAACGCGCAACTGGATGGTCGAGTCCGTGATTGCCCAGGTGGGTGAAGGAACCAGCGATCCAAATGCAGGTCCTTCCATGGCACAAACGCCCAACAAAGCGAAGATCACGGTTCAGTTCGTGGAATTCGCAGACCGCCGTGGACTCCAGTCCAGTGATCTGTTGAAAGAAATTCGCGCAAATGTTAGCCGTTATCCGGGAGTTCAGCTTACGGTGGATAAAGACAATCAAGGTCCTCCAGCGGGAGCTCCAATCAACATTGAGTTGGCGGGAGATGATTACTACCAATTATTGGCAGAGGCCGAGAAAGTTCGCGCCTACATCAATGAAGCCAATATTGGTGGAATTGAAGAGTTGAAGCTCGACGTGGAATCCGGGAAGCCGGAGATGCCGATCATTATCGATCGCGAAAAAGCGCGTCGCTACAACGTATCGACCTACATGATTGGAGATGCACTTCGTACTTCTTTGTTCGGTAAGGAAATCTCCACCTATAAAGACGGTGAGGACGACTACGACATCGTCGTTCGTTTTGACGATCGCTACCGCTACGATGTAGAAGCCTTGATGAATCAGCGCATCACTTTCCGCGATCAGAGCAATGGTCGTATTCAACAGGTGCCCATTTCAGCTGTGGCCCGTGCAGAAAAGTCCTCTACGTTTAGCTCGGTTAAGCGTAAAGACTTGAAGCGTGTCATCACCATTTCGTCCAATGTACTGGAGGGCTACAACGCCACTGCGGTGAACAACGAGATCAAGGCGCGTATGGCCAATTATTCGGTGCCCGTTGAGAATACCTTGAGCTTTACCGGAGAGCAGGAAGAGCAGGCGGAGCAATTTGCCTTCTTGAGCCGCGCATTGATGATTGCGGTCTTCTTGATCTTCTTGATCTTGGTCAGTCAGTTCAACTCCGCGGGACAACCGTTCATCATCCTTTCGGCAGTAGTCTTGAGTTTGATTGGGGTGTTCTTGGGTATTGTGATCTTCCGAATGAACTTCGTGATCATGATGACCATGATTGGTATCATCTCGCTTGCGGGAATTGTAGTGAACAATGCGATTGTATTGATTGACTACACCAAGCTGATCATTGCCCGTAAAAAGGAAGAGTTGGGTGTAGGAGCCACGGAATACCTGCCCAAGGAAGTGCTCTTTGAGTCTATTGTAGAAGGAGGAAAGCTCCGTTTGCGTCCAGTACTTTTGACGGCCATTACGACCGTTTTGGGATTGCTCCCGCTGGCCACAGGAATGAACATCAACTTCTACACGCTATTCTCGGAATATGATCCACAGATCTATTTTGGCGGGGATAATGTGATCTTCTGGGGCCCGATGTCCTGGACCATTATCTTCGGACTCACCTTCGCGACATTCTTGACCTTGGTTATTGTCCCGGTGATGTTCTACCTCCAGAATCGCTTGCTGTATCGCCTGTATCCGAACAGAATTGCGAAAGTATAA